In Euwallacea similis isolate ESF13 chromosome 5, ESF131.1, whole genome shotgun sequence, a single window of DNA contains:
- the Cyp18a1 gene encoding cytochrome P450 18a1, with protein MFIYSASVLWTVLNEDATRTVLFVFTVVLILARTLQSWLECRSLPPGPWGVPVFGSLLRIKGDLHLFYRDLTHKYGSLISARLGSQLIVVLSDYKTIRDAFRKEEFTGRPSTELTNILEGYGVINTSGKLWKDQRRFVHDGLRHFGMSYLSSRKARMENRIVSEVDDFLRILKATNGQPTDLNPVLAVSISNVICDVLMSVKFSHNDARFIRFMELIEEGFQLFGSLEYVFFIPILRYWPGHTKTRQKIAKNREEMAEFFQEVIDEHNRTFEPSHLRDLLDTYLYEIQKANEEGVGHHLFEGKDHDRQMQQIIGDLFSAGMETIKSSLHWAVLFMLHNPEHMKAVQEELDQVVGRQRLPKLEDLAYLPVTESTILEVLRISSIVPMGTTHSPIKDIKLNGFHLPRHAQVVPLLHAVHMDPTLWKEPEKFDPSRFINGEGKVHKPEYFLPFGVGRRMCLGEVLARMEIFLFLSSLLHSFEVCVPEGETLPSLKGIVGVTISPNPYRVCLKPRPMEWDNDDNVRAAGSH; from the exons atgtTCATATATAGTGCTTCAGTTTTGTGGACCGTCCTCAACGAGGACGCGACGAGGACCGTTCTTTTCGTGTTTACCGTAGTGTTAATTCTAGCAAGAACCCTCCAGTCATGGTTGGAATGCAGGAGCCTTCCACCAGGACCTTGGGGAGTACCAGTGTTTGGTTCCTTGTTGAGAATCAAAGGTGATCTTCACCTTTTCTACAGAGATTTAACCCATAAGTATGGGTCGTTGATTTCTGCAAGGCTCGGGTCGCAACTCATCGTCGTACTTAGTGATTACAAAACCATCAGAGACGCCTTCAGAAAGGAGGAATTCACTGGTCGACCCAGCACTGAACTCACCAATATTTTGGAAGGTTACG GTGTAATAAACACTTCAGGAAAACTGTGGAAGGACCAGAGAAGGTTCGTCCACGACGGCCTTCGCCACTTCGGCATGTCGTACTTGAGCTCGAGGAAGGCGCGAATGGAAAACAGAATAGTGAGCGAAGTGGACGATTTCCTACGAATTCTGAAGGCCACCAATGGACAGCCGACCGACCTGAACCCGGTGCTGGCGGTCTCCATTTCCAATGTCATTTGCGACGTTTTAATGTCGGTCAAATTCTCCCATAACGATGCCAGATTTATTCGGTTCATGGAGCTGATCGAAGAAGGCTTCCAACTTTTTGGCTCCTTGGAGTACGTGTTTTTCATCCCCATTTTGAGGTACTGGCCCGGACACACCAAGACTCGCCAGAAAATCGCCAAG AATCGCGAAGAAATGGCCGAATTCTTCCAAGAAGTGATCGACGAGCACAACAGAACTTTTGAACCAAGCCACCTCCGTGACCTTTTGGATACTTATTTgtatgaaattcaaaaagcCAACGAAGAAGGTGTCGGTCATCACCTGTTCGAAGGAAAAGATCAcg ATCGCCAAATGCAACAAATCATCGGAGACCTGTTTTCCGCTGGAATGGAAACAATCAAGAGTTCCTTACACTGGgctgttttatttatgttgcACAATCCTGAACACATGAAGGCTGTGCAAGAAGAACTGGACCAAGTCGTTGGTCGTCAAAGGTTACCAAAGTTAGAAGATCTAGCTTACCTACCGGTTACCGAATCTACCATTTTGGAAGTACTCAGGATATCCAGTATCGTTCCTATGGGCACCACTCACTCACCTATCAA AGATATCAAACTAAACGGCTTCCACTTGCCACGACATGCACAAGTAGTACCTCTACTTCACGCAGTCCATATGGACCCCACCTTATGGAAAGAACCGGAAAAGTTCGATCCCTCCCGATTCATTAATGGAGAAGGGAAAGTCCACAAGCCCGAATATTTCTTGCCATTCGGAGTGGGAAGGAGGATGTGTCTCGGAGAAGTCCTGGCCAGAATGgaaattttcctgtttttgtCCTCGCTCTTGCATAGCTTCGAAGTGTGCGTACCTGAAGGTGAAACCCTGCCGAGTCTGAAGGGAATCGTCGGCGTTACCATCTCCCCTAATCCGTACAGGGTGTGCCTGAAGCCTAGGCCCATGGAATGGGACAATGATGATAATGTGAGAGCGGCCGGCAGTCACTAG